The sequence TACCTAGTTTTTGAGTGGCCGTGCCAAAGTTCTAAAGGGTACCTATTGTAACCTGACGGACTGGTGCATtttgtttaattgtttttttatgtCTGTTTtgtaattacattttaattgaTGAGTTCATTTGTGATGAACAGAGTTAAGAGTACTAATCCCAAAATGGTGAACCATTCAAAGACTATCGCTGCATCAGTTATGGATTCGGACGCGTATCGACTTATCACAAATGAAGAAAAACCGCCGGATATTAAATATGACAAAGAAAGTTCGTGGATTACCGGAGTGCAAATGTTTGTGTCTCTCCTGCTTGCTGGATTCGGAATGGTGGGGGCTAGTTTGCTGCTGGACGTTGTGCAACATTGGCCTGTCTTTGAACAAGTGCAAGAAGTGGTTATTTTAGTGCCAGCTCTACTAGGTTTAAAGGGCAACTTAGAAATGACATTAGCATCTAGATTATCCACTCATGCACACTTAGGACATCTTGAAAAAAGTTTAAGTTCTCTAGTTGTAGGAAACTTGTGTCTTATTCAATGCCAGGCTATATTAGTTGGTTTCTTAGCTGCAATGGCAGCTGTGACTATGGGCTGGATACCCAAAGGAATATTTAATGTTAATCATGCAATGTTGCTCTGTGCGTCTAGTGTACTTACAGCATCTTTTGCTAGTTTTGTCCTTGGTTTAATTATGATAGGTGTGATTGTTGTATCTAAAAAGATAAATATAAATCCTGATAATGTAGCAACACCTATAGCTGCCAGTCTTGGAGACTTGACAACATTGGCACTGTTATCTTGGATAGCTTCATTGTTGTTCCGTTCAATTGATACAAACACTGTTTTGCCATCTATTATTATCACAGCAGGTGCTATACTTGTGCCACTGTGTGGTTATATTGCATGGAAGAATCCCTTCACACAGCAAGCGTTAGATGAGGGGTGGGTGCCTGTTGTTTCGGCCATGGTCATCAGTAGTATTGGGGGTTTAATTTTAGATTATACAGTAGTTAACTATGAAGGCATAGCTGTATTTCAGTTAGTTATTAATGGAATAGGTGGAAACATGGTTGCACTTCATGCTTCCAGATTGTCAACTTTGTTACATACTGGTCAAAAGGAAGGGGCTGTAATGGGTAATGCTAGCAAACTGTTATTGTTAATGGTGATTCCAGGGCagttgatatttatttatacaatagGGTACATAAAAGCTGGTCATACCTCATTGACTCCAATTTTTACTTTAGTTTACATGACTGCTGCCTTATTGCAGGTATTTCTTCTACTTACCATCAGTCATTACATGGTTATAGGGATGTGGAAATTAGGTTTAGATCCTGATAACTCTGCTATTCCATATTTGACTGCTTTAGGTGACTTACTTGGAACAGCATTATTGGGTATTGCTTTTCACATACTTTATGCTATAGGTGATAAGGATAAGGATGTTGGTGACTAAGTAATGTTTTAAGTAAATTACTCAATaattttgttctttattgttcaatgtaattttattgttgtacttaaaactatgaaaaggttatatttatattttttattctagataagcatattttattatatttttcataaattgtacttatgtacataatattattaggattaatctcaatattggtgctaaaataaaaatatacttgcaTATCTTGAagatataaaaagtaaaaactctATAATGTATTTCTTTTGAATTAAAATCCGAGTTATAGCCTCAGATACCAAAAATTGTGATTACACCATTAAGTATAAAGTTCTTTAAATTGTTGTGAATTGTGATATTTATTACTAAGACTAGGTAAAGCCTGCAACTTTGtcagtgtggatttaggtttttgggaactctttgattattatCCAAGACCAAAAGCAGCTATGCCCTTTCAAactatgcaagctatctctgtaccaaatttcgtaaaaattggttaaacggattgactgataagctagcagacggacacactttcgcatttaagtataatattagtatgaatgtaatgtataaaagacatttttttctactttttaagGAGATAAACAAAAATCAAAACCCACTAGTGATTCATGTTATTCGTAAATGTTAACTGCAAGTGCTGATAAGGATTTTACCTACCATTGAAACATAATAACTTAATTGGGTTTATCAAAGACTGAAATtctataatactaataaataaatagacatGTTTAAAAACTTGTATGGATAAGTTtatattaatgataataattgtatgTAGTTAAAATGCCATTTACTGCCAATGTTTCTATCTTAATTGCTTTATCATTTAAATTTATCAAACTCACAAATAAAAGATTTCAATTGTTTGTCACAAACTATTTGATTGGCTTTAAATAACACAATTTTACAAAGTAGTCTAACCATAGTACCAAACCTGTGGATTCCCAATGATCACTGCACTTTAGCCACTTGCAGGGCAGGTACACCCTATCAAGAAGTCTGCAAATTAACTGTCTAAATATGGAGCTACCCTTATCCTGACTATTATTGTACTTTTAACTACTCTCCTAGTCTTACAGTAGATCCAACATTCTTGATAGGGTGTGATGTGTCAACCACTTGGAAATGATAATGATCATTGTAGCTAACTTGTGCTCTGCCCGGCCCTTTCAAAATTATatgcaactagctgatgctgtcacgtcgtctgcatggatttaggtttttagaaatcctatgggaactgattttccagggtaaaaagtagcctgtcaatATCGGTATTcaactataaccatgcaaaaaaaaattgatccaTAGCTCTGttgcatgattgaaggacatacacactttcacatttataatattaatatgactATGACCTGTTTTGGAAATCCTAGTGTTTTGTGaaatattacaaattaataagattataaataaaacaaaatattaaagagTTTTTGTTTATTGCCTTAATCTAAATATTCACTTGACTTCACGTAACCGTCTGACAGCTGACCTGCATGAAGAAGCTGCAGTGGTGGAGAAAACCCAGGCACCTCCTGCTACTGTCCTCTTACAACGCTTGCATGACCAGATGCCTACACAGCTGCGTTTCATGGCatcctagaaaaaaaaaaaattacaaaagtgatagcaaaatttaaatttaaattggcTTCTAACGTTTCCGCTCATAGTAAGTGTAATGCTTGTTCTAGGAgtggtatgacaatagtgcaacatgTGGTGTTTGAacttttggatttcagtccactcctataaccgttgagctattgaggcttaaactTTATGATCATGATTtgtctcttctttttttttagttctATGGACTTGGGTATAGCTTCCTTTGCTTAATCtttaatattgaatttttaaataatttattaatgatcATGATTAAAGTTGGGAACAGTATATTGAACGAGAATAGAATATACCCAAATGGTGCTAATTTAGTGTAACATAAAATTGGTCATTAATTAGTTGATTATTATGTTTATGAGAATGCATGACTTTCAGTTAAAGTTACCTAGGCTGTCTCCCTAACACTTAAATAAACTTCCagggcaataataataattccaaGGCATATATTTATTGAATGGATAATATTCACTGTCGAAATGGCACTGGTTAACTAATGAAGAGAATTAGTTATACTTACTATGGGAAATGAAACATTTGCACATTAGACAGCTGAAGACTTCATATattgtttgtttggttttacaaGGTATTTGAAAGTGTGTACAAAGAGTGCAGGGTAGGTATTAGTGTTATCATTTATCGACACATTtgcttatattttaaatatcaatGAAAAATACCAAAACTAACCTTTCCACAGAAAGAACAAGTATACTTGGCGTGTTGAGTAACTTCCATCTTTTTGACCATTTTACGGAGGGAGGCACCGTAACGTGTGCCATATTTCCCAGTAATTCCAACCTTTTTCGTACGCTTTGCCTGTAAACATTGAAGCGAccaataaaataaccataataaCACAGTATCGATACCGGCGAACTATCGATCGCGTATGAAAAataactttgacatatttttagCCAGTTCAATTATACAGGATATAActtttaatattcactgttGGTTGTATGATTGccttaatattttgaaattaaattctCACCATTGTGAAATAACCTGCCTAACACAAGTTCACAGAAAAAGAGAAATGTCACTTTGACATGACAACAGCCATGttttgatcttttttttttttttttttttctctctcgtctggctttacaaagattagccaatgtcaagtttgtagttatttgtaacaagttagttaaattatacaagtatggaccccgtctgtgccggcgctcgccgacatacgcacgccACTCCCTTAgggcgctttccagtcagtcagttactccaaaaaagcagagcccgcccgccagctaacaccgacacgaACGAAGTCCTGTTTTGATCTTGTCAGTGTCAATGTTAAGTCATTGTCAATATTGAGCGTAGCGTAGACTATACCTCTGGACTAGGCGTACACTGGAGTACAGTACAGAAAAAAATGGAAGTGGTTTTAGTTTATACTTGACTACCGGTTTTTTCTGACTCAGTTTTCTGTAATTAcctaggtaactaggtactcGATCTTTCAATAGAAATTGTAAGGAAAACGGCATAATTTTGTCATGGTTTACTTAGATGTGGTTTAATATTCACGTATAGTTAAgtataattaaaagtaaaatataagtaaaaatcGATGTTGAATAAATCGGTATTTActtctattttttttacctGTGTTTTCCATGGACTACAGTATTATGTCACTGTCAATTTCCGTGTCAGTGTTACTGTCAAATGTCAATAACATTTCCCTTTCGACGACCTACAAGTTGGTAAAGGTCGATCCTTttggtttaaataataaaataaaaaaccgtcCCAATTACCTGGACGGCTTAAATAAAATCAGAAATGCTGCGAACGATTTTAGTACGAAACCAAGTTTTGAACGATAGCGTAAGGAAAGCTATTCGGTGTAACATAACGAGATGTATAAGCACAGAGTTGGCCAGAAGAAAACAGCCAAAAAAGTAAgtttattaagttttatttacttatcatAAATTAGGGGTCGACTAACATGTTACCAAGATTTCGATTGTTGCATTATACTAATAATTACTACGAGTGGTATTTCAAATAACCGCAAAGTAATAACTCGCAGCTTGCGGCGCGAATTGCATAACCAAACCAAAACGTCAAGTATTACCTTGACGATTATCACGGGCGAAACATGTGCAAAAAGCCGGTCTctgtatttaattttaactgcattggtttgtttttctttttttatttcacactatAATATCCATAGTCAACATTTGTTAACAAAAGTATTAACtggttaaaaatttaatgttttAGGCTTCTTAACCCATCACAAAGGACTGTAGCGACCCCACTATGGAGCATCCAGATGAGATACTACTCAAGTCTACCATCACATGTAAAAGTCAACCTCCCTGCACTCTCTCCTACCATGGAAAGTGGTTCTATAGTCAGTTGGGAAAAGAAAGAGGGTGATAAGCTAAGTGAAGGTaagaaatccatatttatacctactaatattataaatgtgaaagtctgTCTGCCTGATAGTTTTTACAGTCCATGCATTTAACCAGTTTTGTTGAAATTTGGCGCatagatgcaagctatctccattGAAAGGACATATATTACTTttgatcctggaaaatcaaagagttacatCGGGATTTTCAGCAATTTAgatccacatggatgaagttgcaggcatcatttaGATTTATACCTAAAAAAAATCTCAACCACAGACTTTATAACTGGTTATCTTAtctttgttatttattatgGTCTGTTGATTTAGATCTTTTTCTGTTATAAAAGAATACTTATGTAAATAACAGTATTCATGGTGTGATGAACTTtcttaaattaatgtaaaaatcTAATTAGTAAGGTAACAtaagattataataaaatgtaaataaatcaaTGGATGCCATCCATTGTgccatgattgaaggacaaacatacacactttcgcatttgtcaTAATATGGATAAGTGATGTAATGATGTTTGTCAAGACTACTGCCTGTAAAGTAAATATGATGAAAAGACTGTTGCAAGGGATTgaactataatttttatttcaggtgATCTTTTATGTGAGATTGAGACAGATAAAGCAACAATGGGTTTTGAAACACCTGAGGAAGGGTATCTGGCTAAAATTCTCATACCTGCTGGCACCAAAGGTGTTGCTGTAGGGAAACTACTTTGCATCATTGTTGAGAATCAGGCTGATGTTGCAGCATTCAAAGACTTTAAGGATGATTGTAAGTATGCTGTATGCTACtgaagtttttaaatatttttttggttggaataaaaaaaataacattgcatGAAGGGTTCCTTCCTTCaatcatttttttaagttttttattaaaaagttttaaagatgaaaagtgtaaataaaattaaaaatgcatgTTTATTTAGATATATGAAGCAACTGCAGAGATTGCTaacttttaaaagcaaaaattttGATAGTGCATGGATTTAAACTATGTATGTGTAATAATTTGTGTGATTGAAACACTAATTGTTGGGGCATATCAGGTTCATTTATATTAACAGTTATACAATTTGTCCTGTTTGGaatttatcattaaaataacaatttttcatttttgGTGAATACTACTTAattcattaaataattttacagtGTGTTTCATTTAATTCTGTTAACATTTGCCTGATTTCATTAACATTTTCAACCCACAGCCACAGGAGCTCCGGCAAAACCAGCAGCAAAGAAACAAGCACCAggttattttcaattatttcatttttataatgttATCATACTTTTACAATTATCtaggaaagaatttttaaatgattttatcATACAAATATCAGTTACACATATAAAAACAGTATTAACAATGTATTTTTCCTTAGCCTgctacttaaaaggtaaacaattTGCTTCTCATAGAAATGCTctaaatatttatgttattaCCACAAAGTAACAATGACTATGTCACTATGAATGAATATGCATagtctttttttaatatattctgatacaagttagcccttgactgcaacctcaactgctggtaagtgataatgtagtctaagatggaagcaggctaattTGTAAGGGGTAGGGtaatttcattaaacccatataaccctgatcggtttctacgtgCATTGCACCAAAACGTTAAAtcacttggtggcacggctttgtcggtagggtggtaactagccacggccgaagcctcccaccagccaaTTTGTCTGCAGATATCTGTGCCCTGGAGCTTAAGGTTGTataatgtaaatatgtatatttagtCCACACTTCACAGTGACCTGTTAAAGCTTGCACTAATTTTAGTGCATAATACAGAACCCTAATTTATGTATGTTCTCATTCCTGCCGCAATGCATCGTGCAATATCGGGAAGACATCGAAAGGTGGAGGAGGTTTTTAGTCCGTAGGTCACTGCGTAACACCTGCAGTGGAGTCGGCATGCCAAACAATATCCATCCATCTCACTCGCATTTGACCAGTTATTCAAATGACAGCAGCTGCAGCCCCACCAGCAGCACCAGCAGCGCCAGCACCGGCACCCGCGGCGCCCCGCCCCGCCGCTCCCGCCGCTGCCCCCGCACCCGCCCCAGCCGCCGCCCCCGCTGTAGACCAGCACGGCCGGATCTATGCCAGCCCCATGGCCAGGCGACTTGCCGAACTCAAGAGCATCAGGCTTGGTGGTGAGTCACAGCTTATATAAAGATGTATACTTACAAGTCTTTTtccatgtctgtctgtctgtctgcacgTCTGTCAGTGAGCTGTGtgtcgtgaaccgtaatagataaaAAGTTGATATTAccatagaatgtgtatttctattgctggtaacaacaaataataaaataattcaaaatggccgccatgaaaattaataagttatctcttgtacaatggtacggaaccctttgtgtgcaagtTCGAGTCGCACTTCACCAATGTTTTAATATTGCAGTGACACTTGCCAATTTTTTCCCAATTCAATCAAAGATTTTTGAGCTTACTTTTTGAAACCACTTATGATACTCTAGATTTAAGTTACTTTTAGGGTGCCTACTTCCACTATGCATGAACCCTGTAAATTTTTGCATTAAAAGGGCAAAGATCTAAAATTACTATCTAAGAGTAGACATCAATGCCCACTTAAAATAATCAAAAGCTAGATAATTTAAGGAAAAAGATCAGGAATTGACTTATTGTTTGCAGTAAAAGTAAGGTAGTATTAAATTACCTTTGTGCCCAACCTCTGTATATTGGGAGGTTCCAGGATTTATACAATAATGTTATGTATTCTATGAATAAAGTAATCTCATACTGACCGGCCCACCAAGAGCCCTCTAACTCTACCAATCAACAGGGCAGGGTTCAGGACTGTATGGGTCACTAAAGAGTGGCGATCTCGCAGCGGCAGCCGCGGCCCCCGCCCCTCTGcccccgccgcccgcgcccgccccTGGAGCCACCTTCACGGACATTCCACTCAGTGGTATGAGGGAGACCATCGCCAAGCGCCTGTCGGCCGCCAAACAGACCATCCCTCACTACCAGCTGTGTGCGACGGTTAACGTGGAGAAGCTGCTGGCTATGAGGAAGGAGGTTAACGAACGGTTGGCCGCAGAAAAATCTAATGTTAAGGTTAGTATTCTGTGTTGTCTGTAACTTGAACTTGACGTGAGCTTGTTGTcaatatatcatcatcatcatcaacctgtggacgtccactgttggacataggcctttcctatAGAGCGCcgccacacccggtcctcagccttcctcatccagccacttcccgccagccacaTATCGTCGGTCCaacgtgctggagggcgtcccacactacgcttgcttaaacgcggtctacattcaaggactttccggctccaacggccatcgcctctatgacaggcatggcctgcccactgccacttcagctattAATATATAGTTCAGTTCATTTtggaggtaattttttttttttttttatataaaaaagaatattagccatgttaatcatgactaatattcccctttcccctccaactaagcgcaaagctgtattaggagtaggtacgacaatagtgcaacgggtggggtttgaaccgccgaccttttttagaattcagtcggctcctcagcCTGTTGAGCTATTAAGGCTTTAGTTAAATACTACTTGCTGCTACTTCTTTCAGACCTATTAATTAGTTAGATTTGTGCAAAACATGATTAGACATAATTTCCACATTAGTTAGTGTTGTATCAAACccaatacatttattttttggttAAAATCTAGATCAACTACCACAATATTTGTACGCCGCTACGGTTAATGTGTTGAACTTTGTAATAATTACCAACATCTTTTGTAACCCACATTATGCAACTAAagaatttctatttctattattgtttaatgtaataaaaaaaggtTTAAGTACAGTTATGTAATTTTACTAGAATTTTTTCATATCTCGTTCTTCACACCACCTTGTTTTAACTACAATCACTTGCAATAATGAATAATATGATTTATACACATTATTTTCCATTGTTCAGGTATCTGTAAACGACTTCATCTTGAAGGCTGTCGCAGCGGCTTGCAAGCGAGTACCCACTGTCAATTCACATTGGATGGAAACGTTTATTAGACAGTAAGTAGCaggaacaataaataaaattttgccaATAGTTGTTGTTCTGCATAGGCTTCTCTTCTTTCTCTTGCCCTTGTCCCATTCCATTTGGGATCTGGCCAACGTAAACGCCCGACTTTCTGCCCTAAGTTTTCATTGGCGAGATGTTAAGGCTTTAACATCCTTCTAAGCATAAGGCCTGCACAGATTATTATTACAagcaatttaaaaagttttcattaaaactttgcactgcatctttttcagcccgcacattaaagcgcaaaatccgccattttgatttttaataattttatgtaactatttactcgcgccatcaagacgaatttAATGATATCATtgacaaaatcggttgagccggtGTGTAGTTACGATGGgcatacatatatattatgtatctatctTCTCTGGGATCTGTgattcctaccaattacaatctgggtatcttttaaacaagagtgaataggcatcttttgggtaaacgcgtcccatattaggccacatcatcactttccatcaggtgcgATTGTGGTcaaagcgcttgcctataatgaatttaaaaaaatacaagtcaAACACATAATCCTTCTTTGGGCTTTGCTGCAATCGGGTAAAAACAAGTATTTCATATGAACCAGGTACTCAAACGTTGATGTAAGCGTGGCAGTAGCGACGCCGACGGGGCTGATCACGCCGATCATATTCAACGCGGACTCGCGCGGCATCCTCGACATCTCCAGCAGCATGAAGGAGCTCGCCAACAAGGCCAAGGAGGGCCGCCTGCAGCCGCAGGAGTACCAGGGCGGCACCGTCACTGTGTCCAACTTGGGCATGTTTGGTGAGTTTGAATTGCATGATACAATAGTAAGTCGAGAGTCtttaatgagtgtgtcctacctgtgatgacgtatggcgctgaaacgtggacactgacagttggccttgtccacaaagtCAAAGTCGCGCAACGTGTtatggagcgggctatgttgggGAGCTCTCTGAGAGACTAAATTCGTAATAAGGAAATCCGTAGGTgaccgacatagttcaacgaATTAGTCATttaaagtggcagtgggcaggccccACGTCTGCCGCttaactgatggccgctggggcagacgtgttctggaatggagaccgcgtatcagcaagcgcagtgtggaacgacctccgacccgctggactgatgaccttaaaaggatagcgggaagtgggtggatgaggaaggcggaggattgtgcgtggtgg comes from Maniola jurtina chromosome 17, ilManJurt1.1, whole genome shotgun sequence and encodes:
- the LOC123874083 gene encoding dihydrolipoyllysine-residue acetyltransferase component of pyruvate dehydrogenase complex, mitochondrial isoform X2, yielding MLRTILVRNQVLNDSVRKAIRCNITRCISTELARRKQPKKLLNPSQRTVATPLWSIQMRYYSSLPSHVKVNLPALSPTMESGSIVSWEKKEGDKLSEGDLLCEIETDKATMGFETPEEGYLAKILIPAGTKGVAVGKLLCIIVENQADVAAFKDFKDDSAAAPPAAPAAPAPAPAAPRPAAPAAAPAPAPAAAPAVDQHGRIYASPMARRLAELKSIRLGGQGSGLYGSLKSGDLAAAAAAPAPLPPPPAPAPGATFTDIPLSGMRETIAKRLSAAKQTIPHYQLCATVNVEKLLAMRKEVNERLAAEKSNVKVSVNDFILKAVAAACKRVPTVNSHWMETFIRQYSNVDVSVAVATPTGLITPIIFNADSRGILDISSSMKELANKAKEGRLQPQEYQGGTVTVSNLGMFGITMFNAIINPPQSLILACGGLQEIVIPDKNEPQGFRLAKFVTFTASADHRVIDGAVGAQWMKVLKENLENPANIIL
- the LOC123874005 gene encoding 60S ribosomal protein L37a, producing MAKRTKKVGITGKYGTRYGASLRKMVKKMEVTQHAKYTCSFCGKDAMKRSCVGIWSCKRCKRTVAGGAWVFSTTAASSCRSAVRRLREVK
- the LOC123874083 gene encoding dihydrolipoyllysine-residue acetyltransferase component of pyruvate dehydrogenase complex, mitochondrial isoform X4 is translated as MRYYSSLPSHVKVNLPALSPTMESGSIVSWEKKEGDKLSEGDLLCEIETDKATMGFETPEEGYLAKILIPAGTKGVAVGKLLCIIVENQADVAAFKDFKDDSTGAPAKPAAKKQAPAAAAPPAAPAAPAPAPAAPRPAAPAAAPAPAPAAAPAVDQHGRIYASPMARRLAELKSIRLGGQGSGLYGSLKSGDLAAAAAAPAPLPPPPAPAPGATFTDIPLSGMRETIAKRLSAAKQTIPHYQLCATVNVEKLLAMRKEVNERLAAEKSNVKVSVNDFILKAVAAACKRVPTVNSHWMETFIRQYSNVDVSVAVATPTGLITPIIFNADSRGILDISSSMKELANKAKEGRLQPQEYQGGTVTVSNLGMFGITMFNAIINPPQSLILACGGLQEIVIPDKNEPQGFRLAKFVTFTASADHRVIDGAVGAQWMKVLKENLENPANIIL
- the LOC123874083 gene encoding dihydrolipoyllysine-residue acetyltransferase component of pyruvate dehydrogenase complex, mitochondrial isoform X1 translates to MLRTILVRNQVLNDSVRKAIRCNITRCISTELARRKQPKKLLNPSQRTVATPLWSIQMRYYSSLPSHVKVNLPALSPTMESGSIVSWEKKEGDKLSEGDLLCEIETDKATMGFETPEEGYLAKILIPAGTKGVAVGKLLCIIVENQADVAAFKDFKDDSTGAPAKPAAKKQAPAAAAPPAAPAAPAPAPAAPRPAAPAAAPAPAPAAAPAVDQHGRIYASPMARRLAELKSIRLGGQGSGLYGSLKSGDLAAAAAAPAPLPPPPAPAPGATFTDIPLSGMRETIAKRLSAAKQTIPHYQLCATVNVEKLLAMRKEVNERLAAEKSNVKVSVNDFILKAVAAACKRVPTVNSHWMETFIRQYSNVDVSVAVATPTGLITPIIFNADSRGILDISSSMKELANKAKEGRLQPQEYQGGTVTVSNLGMFGITMFNAIINPPQSLILACGGLQEIVIPDKNEPQGFRLAKFVTFTASADHRVIDGAVGAQWMKVLKENLENPANIIL
- the LOC123874003 gene encoding solute carrier family 41 member 1-like translates to MSSFVMNRVKSTNPKMVNHSKTIAASVMDSDAYRLITNEEKPPDIKYDKESSWITGVQMFVSLLLAGFGMVGASLLLDVVQHWPVFEQVQEVVILVPALLGLKGNLEMTLASRLSTHAHLGHLEKSLSSLVVGNLCLIQCQAILVGFLAAMAAVTMGWIPKGIFNVNHAMLLCASSVLTASFASFVLGLIMIGVIVVSKKININPDNVATPIAASLGDLTTLALLSWIASLLFRSIDTNTVLPSIIITAGAILVPLCGYIAWKNPFTQQALDEGWVPVVSAMVISSIGGLILDYTVVNYEGIAVFQLVINGIGGNMVALHASRLSTLLHTGQKEGAVMGNASKLLLLMVIPGQLIFIYTIGYIKAGHTSLTPIFTLVYMTAALLQVFLLLTISHYMVIGMWKLGLDPDNSAIPYLTALGDLLGTALLGIAFHILYAIGDKDKDVGD
- the LOC123874083 gene encoding dihydrolipoyllysine-residue acetyltransferase component of pyruvate dehydrogenase complex, mitochondrial isoform X3, whose product is MLRTILVRNQVLNDSVRKAIRCNITRCISTELARRKQPKKLLNPSQRTVATPLWSIQMRYYSSLPSHVKVNLPALSPTMESGSIVSWEKKEGDKLSEGDLLCEIETDKATMGFETPEEGYLAKILIPAGTKGVAVGKLLCIIVENQADVAAFKDFKDDSTGAPAKPAAKKQAPAAAAPPAAPAAPAPAPAAPRPAAPAAAPAPAPAAAPAVDQHGRIYASPMARRLAELKSIRLGAAAAAPAPLPPPPAPAPGATFTDIPLSGMRETIAKRLSAAKQTIPHYQLCATVNVEKLLAMRKEVNERLAAEKSNVKVSVNDFILKAVAAACKRVPTVNSHWMETFIRQYSNVDVSVAVATPTGLITPIIFNADSRGILDISSSMKELANKAKEGRLQPQEYQGGTVTVSNLGMFGITMFNAIINPPQSLILACGGLQEIVIPDKNEPQGFRLAKFVTFTASADHRVIDGAVGAQWMKVLKENLENPANIIL